The Proteiniborus ethanoligenes genome window below encodes:
- the cas6 gene encoding CRISPR-associated endoribonuclease Cas6, protein MYLKVILSSFEGEKIKLPLQYNYYVQSMIYKLLEKEMAEFLHEKGFELEKRRFKMFCFSQLMGNYKIYREKKEIVFDSQVDLYISSPMEEFLAQLSNSFLLNDNIKLCNNALVVKSVKIEKYSFEDTKVVVQTLAPVTVYSTLYKADGGKFTCYYNPIDKEFKKLVADNIYKKYKAYFEKEPINKEFSITAIGKPKLHVLNYKGILIKGYSGRFVLEGDRELIKLALNSGLGSKNSQGFGFIKLV, encoded by the coding sequence ATGTATTTAAAAGTAATTTTATCATCATTTGAAGGTGAAAAAATCAAGTTACCTTTACAATATAATTACTATGTACAAAGCATGATTTACAAACTACTTGAAAAAGAAATGGCAGAATTTCTTCATGAGAAAGGGTTTGAGCTCGAGAAAAGGCGATTTAAAATGTTTTGTTTTTCTCAATTAATGGGTAATTATAAAATTTACAGAGAAAAAAAAGAGATTGTTTTTGATAGTCAAGTTGATTTATACATTTCATCACCTATGGAGGAATTTTTAGCGCAATTAAGTAATTCTTTTTTACTCAATGATAATATAAAATTATGTAACAATGCTCTTGTAGTTAAGAGCGTAAAAATTGAAAAATATAGTTTTGAAGATACTAAAGTAGTAGTTCAGACTCTAGCACCAGTTACTGTTTATAGCACTCTATATAAGGCAGATGGCGGCAAATTTACATGTTATTATAATCCAATAGATAAAGAATTTAAAAAACTTGTTGCAGACAATATATATAAAAAATATAAAGCATATTTTGAAAAAGAACCTATCAACAAGGAATTTTCTATAACAGCTATAGGTAAACCTAAATTACATGTTTTAAATTATAAAGGGATATTAATAAAAGGATATTCAGGTAGATTTGTTTTAGAAGGGGATAGGGAATTGATAAAATTAGCCTTGAATTCAGGGCTGGGTAGCAAAAACAGTCAAGGATTTGGCTTTATAAAACTCGTTTAG